A window from Triticum aestivum cultivar Chinese Spring chromosome 6D, IWGSC CS RefSeq v2.1, whole genome shotgun sequence encodes these proteins:
- the LOC123145239 gene encoding protein KINESIN LIGHT CHAIN-RELATED 2 yields MPGIIVDGVVTEEIQHEVGSSQNKENLTAPTMAPSMQSETLEMHVENSGAGEPSIEQLYNNVCEMESSSEGGGSPSRESFGSDGEESRIDSELRHLVAGEMEAMKAIEEEEEKEKEKGSGSVTNAVPTAGNGTPVRPQSSNSSKKKATKSQLESDASVGPNGKASPEEAESEVSKPGSRVGRRRKASAKSQNGTEDAGLDNPDLGPFLLKHARDLIASDNPRRALKYALRATKSFEKCAGGKPSLNLVMSLHVVAAIHCNMGKYEEAVPVLQRSLEIPVTEEGQEHALAKFSGCMQLGDTYGMLGQIALSLQWYAKGLDIQKQTLGEQDPRVGETCRYLAEAHVQALQLDEAQKLCQMALDIHRDNGQPASLEETADRRLMGLICDTKGDHEAALEHLVMASMAMVANGQETEVASVDCSIGDIYLSLGRYDEAVCAYQKALTVFKTSKGENHATVASVFLRLADLYNKTGKLRESKSYCENALKIYQKPIPGTSLEEIATGLTDVSAIYETMNEHDQALKLLQKALKMYNNSAGQQSTIAGIEAQIGVLHYISGNYGDAYDSFKSAITKLRTCGEKKSAFFGIALNQMGLACVQRYSINEAAELFEEARTVLEQEYGPYHADTLGVYSNLAGTYDAMGRLDEAIEILEYVVEMREEKLGTANPDVDDEKRRLAELLKEAGRGRSRKAKSLENLLETNPYTIGKRTTVAT; encoded by the exons ATGCCAGGAATCATAGTGGATGGAGTTGTTACAGAGGAGATTCAGCATGAGGTGGGTTCCTCTCAAAACAAGGAGAATTTGACGGCCCCGACCATGGCGCCAAGCATGCAGAGTGAGACACTTGAGATGCACGTTGAGAATTCTGGTGCCGGGGAGCCCTCGATTGAGCAACTCTACAACAACGTGTGTGAGATGGAGAGCTCAAGTGAGGGTGGTGGATCCCCATCACGCGAGAGCTTCGGGTCGGATGGGGAGGAATCAAGGATTGACTCGGAGCTTCGCCACCTTGTTGCTGGGGAGATGGAGGCCATGAAGGccattgaggaggaggaggagaaggagaaggagaaggggagTGGAAGTGTTACCAATGCGGTACCTACTGCTGGGAATGGGACCCCTGTCAGGCCTCAGTCTTCTAATTCATCCAAGAAGAAGGCTACAAAATCACAGCTTGAATCTGATGCTTCTGTTGGCCCCAATGGCAAGGCATCCCCCGAGGAAGCCGAGAGTGAGGTCAGCAAGCCTGGAAGCCGAGTTGGCCGTCGCCGGAAAGCTAGTGCCAAATCACAGAATGGAACAGAAGATGCTGGTCTTGATAACCCAGACCTTGGTCCATTTCTTCTTAAGCATGCAAGAGACTTGATTGCCTCTGATAATCCGCGGCGAGCGCTGAAATATGCTCTCCGTGCCACCAAATCATTTGAGAAATGTGCAGGTGGAAAGCCAAGCTTGAACTTGGTCATGAGTTTGCATGTTGTGGCTGCAATCCACTGCAATATGGGAAAGTACGAAGAGGCTGTACCTGTGCTACAACGATCCCTCGAGATTCCTGTGACCGAGGAAGGTCAGGAGCACGCTCTTGCCAAGTTTTCTGGTTGCATGCAATTGGGTGACACCTATGGGATGCTAGGTCAGATTGCCCTCTCACTGCAATGGTATGCCAAAGGGCTTGATATCCAGAAGCAGACATTGGGGGAGCAGGATCCAAGGGTTGGAGAGACTTGCCGGTACTTGGCTGAGGCTCATGTGCAGGCACTACAATTAGATGAAGCACAAAAATTGTGCCAGATGGCTCTTGACATTCACAGGGATAATGGCCAGCCAGCATCACTTGAAGAAACGGCTGATAGGAGGCTAATGGGTCTTATTTGTGACACAAAGGGTGACCATGAAGCTGCGTTAGAACATCTAGTGATGGCGAGCATGGCCATGGTCGCCAATGGCCAGGAGACTGAGGTGGCCTCAGTGGATTGCAGCATTGGTGACATTTATCTCTCATTGGGTCGATATGATGAGGCTGTATGTGCTTACCAGAAAGCTCTTACAGTATTCAAGACTAGCAAAGGGGAGAATCATGCCACCGTGGCTTCTGTTTTCCTGCGGCTTGCTGATCTATACAACAAAACAGGGAAGCTGAGGGAATCAAAATCATACTGTGAGAATGCTCTCAAAATTTATCAGAAACCTATTCCAGGCACGTCTCTTGAAGAAATTGCCACTGGTTTAACTGATGTTTCAGCCATATATGAGACCATGAATGAGCATGACCAAGCACTGAAGTTACTCCAGAAGGCCTTGAAGATGTACAATAATTCTGCTGGCCAACAGAGCACGATTGCTGGAATTGAAGCTCAGATTGGTGTCTTGCACTACATCTCCGGTAATTATGGCGATGCATATGACTCCTTCAAGAGTGCGATTACAAAGCTCCGCACATGTGGTGAGAAAAAGTCCGCCTTCTTCGGTATTGCCCTGAACCAGATGGGGCTGGCGTGTGTTCAAAGATACTCCATAAATGAAGCTGCAGAACTCTTCGAGGAAGCTAGAACCGTTCTGGAGCAAGAATACGGGCCATATCATGCAGATACTCTAGGAGTATACAGCAATCTTGCTGGAACTTATGATGCAATGGGAAG ACTGGATGAGGCCATTGAGATCTTGGAATACGTTGTTGAAATGCGCGAAGAGAAACTAGGTACGGCGAACCCAGACGTCGACGACGAGAAGCGGAGGCTTGCCGAGTTGCTGAAGGAGGCTGGACGAGGGAGAAGCAGGAAGGCAAAATCCCTGGAAAATCTTCTAGAGACCAACCCATACACCATCGGGAAGAGGACTACAGTTGCAACGTGA